The following DNA comes from Plectropomus leopardus isolate mb unplaced genomic scaffold, YSFRI_Pleo_2.0 unplaced_scaffold27103, whole genome shotgun sequence.
TATtaatattagtagtagtagtagtagtagtagtagtagtagtagtatctaGTTATAATAATTGCAGTCATTAATGTAGGccaggtgcttttttttttcttttttttttggcgagCCCGTGTTACAAGAGGGCATTTGAGACCATTCGCCTTTCCTTACATGTTTTCGGCACCTCTTGCTTGCCGTAGGCGCGGTGTAGCCCGGGTAATGAGGTTTTTTTCCTAGGATCGCAAAGGTATGACCCGCCCTAGTCTGCCTCTGATTGACTTACCCTGACATCCTTCTAACCAATCCTATGTCACGACTCTGAACCTGACCAATCCAACAAACGAAAGCAAAGAGTAGTAGCCAATCAGACGTAGAGTAGGGCGGGTCATATTTTCGCCATCATAGTACGACGGTGAAAGCGGCGGGAGAGTAGCACATTTATCCTCAAATTTATTAATAGCGAGTCATACTTGATAGTAATTGAGTGataagtgtttatttatttgcacaaataAGGCTTAAAATTTGTGAAATCAAACGTGTTTATCAATTATTACTGTTGAGTCTGTAAACAGTTCGTGTTGTTGTACGTTAGTGTTGCTTTTAAAGCAATCCCCAGGAAtctggtttgtttttagttaaCCGTTTTTAGCGCCCCGGCAACAATGGCGAAGGTACAGGTGCTGAATGTAGCAGTCCTAGATAACCCGAGTCCATTTGGAAATCCTTTTCAGTTTGAAATAACGTTTGAGTGTATGGAGGACCTTCCCGAAGGTAGGTACCCTCGCTAAAAAGCTGTCGTTGTTTATCTGAGGCCATAGACTCAGCCTGCTTCTAGTCCCGTTAATAGATTGCTATCAGCTAACGCTAGGTTAGCCACATTAGCTAATTTTAGCTTACACAGCTCGGTCCCCTGTGGTGGACACATATTCAGGTCAGATCCGGAGCTAAATATGCCATTGCAGACTGTTTAGAATCACATTAATGCAGCTTAAAGTATATCCATCTCATTCCTTTCGTGGTAGTCCAAGTATTTGTTACTcctcaaaaagtatttttcatgGGTTGCACTGTAAGTATAACAATCGCTGACTTATTAACATTAATAGGCTGTAAATATGCACACAGCAGAGTTCAGTGTGTCAACTTTAATGTACTTTTACAGCACGTAGTCCAAAAATGGGTGTCAGTTTTGGCTAGTTTAGTGCTTCAATATACTGGATATTTACACGGATTATGGTGTACAAACAATTATGCAATGTTCTCTTTTGATCATAGAAGCATGAGGAGTGTTATCATTTAAGCCTGTAATGGGTATTGTCAAGACACAACACTTCCATACGGGTAATACATTGACTTTTTGATCTATCTTTGGAGATATGACTGCATTTAAGACACATTTATGTAGATCAAGCTTGGGAAACTGAAAGcaaattcacataaaaaatgGTTATTAACTGTGAAAACAAGGAAACATTTACTAATTGGTCGTATTAGACAATATTTATCCAGGTTGTGTGTAGTCGTTATTACTAGATAAGTCACAAATATGATTATCAATCAGTTATCAATATTAATTGgcaatttttctgtttgtcacgCAACCAGTTAGTGAACTAATTGCCTCTACACTATATTCACTACACACTACTATAACGTTGGGGTTTACAGTGGAGCATAGccctattttctttttttgtgtgtgtttttatagacCTTGAATGGAAGATCATCTACGTTGGCTCAGCAGAGAGTGAAGAGTATGACCAAATCCTCGACTCAGTCTTGGTCGGTCCAGTACCTGCTGGGAGacatatgtttgtgtttcaggtgtgtttggTTGAGACAAAAAACTTAAGCATTGCCTTGTGTTGATTTAGCTATATAATATATACTAGGACCAGTAACAACATGTTATATACCAGTACACCTTTTAAATCGGTAATTCTCTTGCAT
Coding sequences within:
- the LOC121937681 gene encoding histone chaperone asf1b-B-like codes for the protein MAKVQVLNVAVLDNPSPFGNPFQFEITFECMEDLPEDLEWKIIYVGSAESEEYDQILDSVLVGPVPAGRHMFVFQVCLVETKNLSIALC